The DNA segment TACAAGCTACGGTGTTACAACCAGTACATAGACTATTTCGGCCGTTTAAAACAACCGTTACAATGCCGACCCTTGCGGTTCCTGCGCCGCCCACCACTTCGGCTGAGGATCTACTACTTTGGTTCCAGCAGCTGGATGAACTGTTCCAGCTGGTTCCTGATTTTGAGTTTATGAGCAAAATCCTTACCATGGTAGCAGCCACACCTGCTTTCCACATGGCCCCCTTGATGAAGTATATATCCAACGGGGTTACGGACAAAACCCTGGAATACGAacagttcaaacaatttttgcatgcccGGTTAATCTTGGAGATACCCTCCAACATGTAGCTATATTACCATCAGTTATTTTAAGCATATGTTACagttcattcatttgtatataacttcagttttttgtttgtgcttgctCGCCATTGCCACCTTCAGTACGTTACATGTtaattgtcatctttttccttccgtagcgggggaggaatgtggcggcttggctcgcttttgtaaaatccttacgtctttcgtagaaatgtgttttccagaacaattggagtttttaaactttcagtcccgccacatcattcttatgaaagagttttccagctagtaaatggagtttaaaacttgccttttcagaacactgcaaactaccgttggtatatttgaaaacttgctacgaataacttcgtgtgaaagctccttatttagtacgttaccaggtcgcttccaagtaactgtttccaacttaaccaaatttaatttgcattgcaaacacaccgattttcacgttcacacgctttgaaatgttcatgccttttttgtcatatatttccgccacatcgcagcacgttttataagcttgaacttttgtgtgagactccctcagagcctcagaacctcagtcacagacgcgaagttatagacatatgtaataccgtactactgtagttgtggtgattgaatcagtagacatcgtgtaaacagtcacatgacttgtgttctcggttatttgtaatattgagaaagtgtacagcacctacaataaaagccttttctggcaaacggtatttgttataatataatacgaacgttcggctatcagaaaggttagagaattctaaccgcacgcaacaatagagtcagatactaatgtagtaggttaactaagtcaataacgtaacgtaagctaagaccgataaactctgcatctgtatctgcatctgtcggcatcaacctctacatcctaaaacgaccccaacctctacagACTAATACCACATGAATGACATCCCGCAATTATAtatgacattgtttatatttgtaacCTATTTGCTGGGGAAAGAAAATGATCGTGCAAAACTGTAAAATGAATTGAatacaaataaattgcaaaactATTACAAGTATTTAGAAAAAACGCATTCAACAAATGTGATGGCATTTCTATGTGCAGCAAAGAAGCAGTACTGATGAGAAAGCATTTTCAATACTAACATTACAATAACTCTGTATGTAAAGaaacaccaaaaataaaaaggttcactaaacaaagtttttatgatGGTATCATCTACATTTAAAACAGGAATTAAGGCGTAAACTGAAAACATCAAACAAATTCCAAGGTAAAGTTTGACAGTCATTCAGCTTTGGAAGTAGTTGTAAGTAGTTTGGGATgggtgcaaattatttttggtctATTTCAATTGACTGCAGTAATATACCGACAACTTTGCTCTCTTTGGAGAATAATTTATCTAATTCATAAAATAGTGTGGTCACTTTTACTCTTATTTTTCTTTGGGGCAAAGCAAAGTCCTTGTGATATCAGATCACTCATTGCTCGGGTTGACACTCCAAAGTTGAATGTGGTGCGATTTATACTTATGACCTAATTGCTAAGAAAATGAATGTGAATAGCAGGAAAATGCATATGTTGTGAATACAGAATCATAAAGAAACTGGAAAATTTAATACATCAATTCAAAGACATTGAAATATGcaaaaatcaaaccaaaacGAGAAAAAAGTATTAAATTGATTCATAGTTTGTAATGtgacttttgcaaatgtttaaaaatgaaacaagatCTTTATGGAGCATAACATAACAATCAT comes from the Clavelina lepadiformis chromosome 5, kaClaLepa1.1, whole genome shotgun sequence genome and includes:
- the LOC143461048 gene encoding uncharacterized protein LOC143461048, giving the protein MSTVSDSSADVQIDEITSVTEMIPDSPDSPVQQSSPAPYVPIVRPGEQGAPAPMPQSADLADIQATVLQPVHRLFRPFKTTVTMPTLAVPAPPTTSAEDLLLWFQQLDELFQLVPDFEFMSKILTMVAATPAFHMAPLMKYISNGVTDKTLEYEQFKQFLHARLILEIPSNM